The following proteins are encoded in a genomic region of Bernardetia sp. MNP-M8:
- a CDS encoding sigma-70 family RNA polymerase sigma factor → MKDNKKNSENSEEKVNKNPLSNADDKEFSDKALKDFDLIDLAVKGDQQAYAELMNRYKNSVYFMLLKMVKNTDDAEDLTVEAFTKAFKSLKKFKKEYTFSTWLFRIATNNCIDFIRKKKLETLSLHTPYKNDSGEQIQMDVPDQNLTPQEEAIRTQKIEIIRNFVDQLPPKYKKLVELRYFDELSYDEIATELDAPLGTVKAQLHRARELMYDLVKNKRDVI, encoded by the coding sequence ATGAAAGATAATAAAAAAAACTCCGAAAATTCAGAAGAAAAAGTAAATAAAAATCCTTTGTCTAATGCTGATGATAAAGAATTTTCAGACAAAGCTCTAAAAGATTTTGATTTAATTGATTTGGCAGTAAAAGGCGACCAACAAGCATACGCTGAACTGATGAATCGTTATAAAAATTCGGTGTATTTTATGCTTCTCAAAATGGTAAAAAATACTGACGATGCTGAAGATTTGACAGTCGAAGCATTTACAAAAGCATTTAAAAGTCTAAAGAAATTTAAGAAAGAATATACATTTAGTACGTGGCTTTTCCGTATTGCAACCAATAACTGTATCGATTTTATTCGCAAGAAAAAATTAGAAACCCTAAGTTTACATACGCCTTATAAAAATGATTCAGGTGAACAGATTCAGATGGATGTTCCAGACCAAAATCTAACACCACAAGAAGAAGCAATCCGAACACAAAAAATAGAAATTATTAGAAATTTTGTCGATCAGCTTCCTCCAAAATATAAAAAATTGGTAGAACTACGCTACTTTGACGAACTTTCGTATGATGAAATAGCAACCGAACTAGATGCGCCTCTAGGAACTGTAAAAGCACAATTACACCGAGCAAGAGAATTGATGTATGACTTAGTGAAAAATAAGCGTGATGTGATTTAA
- a CDS encoding glycosyltransferase, translating to MAARNEAHNLEKLLISIFNQSYSDFEVIVVNDRSDDNSLEILEEFKKNNPAKNFHFISINEKPQNWNGKKYALHIGIQAAKNEIILLTDADCLPKDRFWIEKMANSFSDKEINTVVGISLYKKERSNFLNWFIQNETLLTALQYISFANFGMAYMGVGRNLAYKKSIFLSSVEENIQPFWVSPTKTSNTIGFEKIASQLGGDDDLIFSEKRFYKNVGICLDGQTESKAPQGFREWLHQKRRHLSVGTKYSFRQKVISSIYPLSIFFWYIAIIGFFINGFYEVLGFELIRQLLFFAILRIFYNQIQNNYVSSRFTYKNFYKYLFKDFFTAFLGFEFVFIFYYFVVGIGAVFFPPKRWK from the coding sequence ATGGCAGCAAGAAATGAAGCACATAATTTAGAAAAACTACTTATTTCTATTTTTAATCAAAGCTATTCAGATTTTGAAGTTATTGTAGTAAATGACCGTTCAGACGATAATTCTTTAGAGATTTTGGAAGAATTCAAAAAAAATAATCCTGCTAAAAACTTTCATTTTATTTCTATCAACGAAAAACCTCAAAATTGGAATGGAAAAAAATATGCTTTACATATAGGAATACAAGCAGCTAAAAATGAAATTATTTTACTGACAGATGCAGACTGCTTGCCAAAAGATAGGTTTTGGATAGAAAAGATGGCAAATTCATTTTCTGATAAAGAAATAAATACAGTTGTGGGAATTTCATTGTATAAAAAAGAAAGGAGTAATTTTTTAAATTGGTTTATACAAAACGAGACCTTACTAACAGCACTTCAATATATATCTTTTGCTAATTTTGGGATGGCTTATATGGGAGTGGGAAGAAATTTGGCTTATAAAAAAAGTATTTTTTTGTCGTCAGTAGAAGAAAATATCCAGCCGTTTTGGGTGTCCCCAACAAAGACAAGTAACACGATAGGTTTTGAAAAAATAGCTTCTCAATTAGGAGGAGATGATGATTTAATTTTTTCAGAAAAACGATTTTATAAAAATGTAGGCATTTGTTTGGATGGACAAACAGAGAGTAAAGCACCTCAAGGTTTTAGAGAATGGTTACATCAAAAACGGCGACATTTGTCTGTTGGAACAAAATATTCTTTTCGTCAGAAAGTTATTTCTAGTATTTATCCTTTGAGTATCTTTTTTTGGTATATCGCTATTATAGGGTTTTTTATAAATGGCTTTTATGAAGTTTTAGGTTTTGAATTGATTCGTCAATTGCTTTTTTTTGCTATTTTGCGTATATTCTATAACCAAATACAAAATAATTACGTTTCAAGCCGTTTTACGTATAAAAATTTTTACAAATACTTATTTAAAGATTTTTTTACTGCATTTTTGGGTTTTGAATTCGTATTTATTTTTTATTATTTCGTGGTGGGAATAGGGGCAGTTTTTTTTCCTCCTAAAAGATGGAAATAG